Genomic segment of Desulfitobacterium chlororespirans DSM 11544:
ATCTTGCTTCAAAAAAACTCATTTCCTTTACAACCGTCGAAGCGGGTTCAGCCCTTCCGCAAAGTCCGGGTGGCATCACACACTTCAACCAACAACACCATGACGCCCTGAATATTTTTCGGTGATTCCTATAACTCCTTTAACTGAAGGCAGTTTAAGGGAGTGCCGACTTCCAGTTTTCCGTACTCAAGCAGTCCACAGATGCGGGCATTCTCCTGGGTAGCGAGACAATAAACTTTTTCTTCAGGAATTCCGGCCTCCCTCATCCAGAGCATTTCATCCAGGAAGGAGCTGCCATGGGGTACTGAATAGGCTCCCGCATCCGTGCCGACGCCTAAACGCACACCAAAATCAGAGGCTTCCTTAATCCGGCTGAGGTGGCCTTTCAATATTTCAGACAAAGTAGCCGTCTCCTGCTCAGAATACCTGCCTGTAGGATATTTCAACAGGTTGCCTATCGGTGCCACCGTAGGGACCCAGGCGATACCTTGAGCTTTCATCTGTCTTAAGTGCCGGGAAGTCATATAATACCCATGCTCTATGGAATCCACTCCCGCTTCAATCACTCTGGAGATGCCCTCTTCCCCGCTGGCGTGGGCCATCACCAGGATTCCTCTGGCATGAGCAGAGGCAGTTAATTCCTTGAGCTCTTCCACGCTCCACTGAACCGTTCCCACCTGCTGGTATTGGCTGAAAGATATAATTCCGGTGACGATGATTTTGAGCTGGTCTGCACCTTGCCGGAAAAAATCCTCTTTAATCCGCTGCCAGTCCTGCAGGCTTGAGAAGCCCCGCCCCAAAAAGCGTCCATACATACCCTGCCGGGCTACAGCCTCCCGCACCGAAACAACCCTGGGGCCTTGCCATTCTCCACGTTCCAGGCGCTTCCTGGCAGACCAGGCGAGACCCGGCAAATCACCGCCATCCCGGACTGCAACGACACCAGACTCTAAATAACGGCGAAGATTGTCCTGAATCACTTTCTCCATCAGGGCAGGGTTATGCCAGTTTTCAAGGCATTGATAAAAATCAATACTATCCAAAGCCAAATGCACATGACTATCGATAAAGCCAGGCATCAGCAAATAAGACTGCCAGGCAAAATCTTCTTCTCCAGAAGATTTTGAGCGTCCCCCAGCGGAAGAATTGGGGCAAAGAGAACTCACTCTTCCCTCTTCCCATTTTAAGTGAACCGGACCTTTAACTCTGCCCAAGTCAGGGGTCCAATACCCGCCGATTACCGCCGAACCCTGTTCCGGTACTGCCACGGTAGTTTTCTCGCCACTGCAGGAAATAAACATAGCCGCTCCTTCTTAACGTTACTCCTTGTGCCGCGTCATCCTGGAAAAGGTGGAAGAGCCAATAGCCACCAGATTACCGTCCTCGTCATAGACATTAACTGTCCCTATAAAAAGCCGTTTGCCTTCCTTGACAAGGCTGGCATAAGCATAAATATCCGAATCCACAACAGGCAGAAGATAGTTGACCTTCAACTCCACCGTCACCGCATAATGATCCGGACCGATCGCTTCATTGACAGCCACACCCATCGCCGTATCGATCACTGCAGCGATGATGCCCCCATGGACACTGCCATGAGCTTGTTTAAACTTATCCGTATTGGTGATCTTAACACCTTTTTTTCCTTGCTCATTGGTGACGATAGTCATACCAAGGTATTTCCAGATATTGCTGGAACCTAAAGTTTCTAAGCTTGTCATGGGTTCCCCTCCACTAAAATTTCCGGTCATCCACCTGCTCAAGCCATTGGTTAATTGTTTCAACCACAGATTTAAGGCATCCCTCCTGGAAGGGGGAAACCAAATGTCCCAACTCCACTAAATCCAGGAAAGACAGACTGCCCCCGACTTGGCACAAGCTTAAGTAATCCTGCCAGGCTTCCTGAGCATTCAGACGGGATTTCTTCCAGAATTGAAAAGCGCAAATCTGAGCTAAGGTGTAATCAATATAATAGAAGGGATTGCCAAAGATATGCCCCTGCTGATGCCAATACCCGCCATTTTCAAGGTACTGGTTGCCCTCATAATTCCGATGGGGAAGAAACTTTTTCTCAATTTCACGCCAGGCTGCTTTTCTCTGGGCAGGAGTGGCTTCGGGATTCTCATAAACAAAATGCTGGAATTCATCCACGCTCACCCCATAAGGTATAAAGAGCATGGCTTCACTGAGATGCTGGAAACGATATTTATTCGCTTCTTCTGCGAAGAAAAGCTCCATCCAGGGCCAGGCGAAAAACTCCATACTCATGGAATGGATTTCGCAGGATTCGTAGGTAGGCCATTGATATTCCGGGAGGGTATGATGACGGCTGGAATAGACTTGGAAGGCGTGACCCGCTTCGTGAGTCAGGACATCCACATCTCCTGAAGTCCCATTAAAATTGGCAAAAATAAACGGCGCTTGATGCTCGCTGATATAAGTGCAATAGCCACCGCCAGCCTTGCCTTTTTTGGTGACCAGGTCCATAAGCTCATGGCTCACCATATAGTCAAAGAACTCCTCAGTCTCGGCCGATAATTCCCGATACATCCTGCTGCCCTGCTCGATGATCCAGTCCGGTTCCCCATGAGGTTGGGGGTTTCCCGAAGTAAAGTTGGTTTTTTCATCGTAGTAATACAAGTTTGCCAAGCCCAGACGCTGCCGCTGCCGTTCCCGCAAGCGGGAGGCCAGGGGTACGATATCTTCCTGGACCTGCTTGCGGAAATTGGCCACCATCTGTGCATCATAGTCGGAACGCAGCATCCGCGCATAGCCCAATCCCACATAATTGGGATAACCCAGCTTTTGGGCAATCTGTGTCCTTACCTTAACCAGCTGATCATAAATAGCGTCCAAAGTTTCTTCATGTTCTGCAAAAAAAGCATATTTCGCCTCATGGGCTCTTTTCCGCAGGACCGGATCGGTGGATTGCAGAAAAGGTCCTAACCCGGAAAGATTGCGCTCTTCCCCTTCAAAGTAAATCTTAGCCGAAGCAATGAGCTTGGTATATTCAGTGGACAATTTATTCTCCGCCTGTAAATCCTCAATAATCTCCGGTTTAAAGGTCTTCAGGGTTAACTCCGCGATACGGAAAAGCTGCTTGCCCCATTTTTGCTCTAATTCCCGGCGAAACGGGGAGTCCAACAGCACCTCATAAAGCTCTGAAATCAATCCCTGGTAGATGGGCAAATTCTCATCAAAAAATTCTTGTTCCCGCTCATAATAGGTATCGTTAGTATCAATAGTTTGGCGGATTGAGGCAATTTGGGACATAGAGTCAAATTTCCCCCGCAAGCTATTGATGTCCATGAGCAGACGGTCCTGCTCATGAAAACTTTCTGCCTCTTTAAACTGCTCAAGGAGAGTCTGGAATTCTCCTTTGAGTTTTTCCAGATCAGGACGTGAATAAGGAAAATCTTTGAATTTCATTTTAAAACCCCCAACTAAATAGCCCACCCAATGGCAGGCTTAACACTTTCAGTTCCCTATACCCAAAGCACCCTTAGCTTTCATATCCACATAGTCATTGAATTCATTGCCGCTATGGGCCTTGACTTTTTCAAAGCTATATATTCCCCGATACTGATTCATCAGTTTGGCATAGGCTTGGGTAAACTCATTTTTGGCTTTCCATTCTCCCGTAGCCCAAAAAGCGATTCCTGCATAATCATGAAGGATGCGGATTTTAACCCCAAGCTGTGAGGCCTTTTTTACGGCGTAAAGGGCCGCAGCGATCTCGCCTGCTACATTGCGCATCGTTGCCGCGGCGGGATTCTTCCCCACATCGGCATCTTCATAATGAACTTTGCCGTCTTTGACAAAAGCATACGCCCAGGCATACTGACCATTAACGTAACTTCCGTCCGTGTAGACATCATATTCCGCTCTATCGTCTTTCAAGGAGTCATCCTCTGCTTTCAGCGGATCACTCAGTGTTTCCCCTTTGAACCAGGCCTGAGCCTCTTTTAAGGTGGGGAAGGATCTGTAGACCGCTCCGGAAAAACCATGGATGGCCTTCCGGCACTCCTCCCAGGAAGAAAATACTCCCTTGTCCCGGCCGGCACGGACAGCGTAAAATTTAGGTTTGTGGATTCCCATGCAAACTATTCCTCATCTGTTATCTTTTTCTACAATGTTACCATAGAAAAGACTTGAGTGGCAATAGGTTCTAATGGGCGGCCTGTTCAAGATCGGAGGCAATTTTGTCCAGGAGTTTTTTCATCTCCTCCTCCACCTTCAAACTCTCCGTATCGCACCATTCACCCCAAAAACCCTTCTGATCTGTGAAAATCCGGTAGAGAGGAACTCCCTCTTCAGCCATGATTGCTTTAGCTTCTTCAGGTAAGCTATCGCTGATCTTAGTAGCTAAATCCATCGCCAGACAAAGGGTATCCTTGCCTTGAGATAAGAGTTCGATGGTTTCAAACCCCACCCCAGAGGGCGATTCTTGATCATAAAAGAAGCTCATAATAATGCTTTCCTGATTCTCAGCCATTAAAATTCCTCCCCCGTCCAGGTTTTCTTTAGTTTATCCCTCTGCAGTCCTTTTCACTCAGCTATTTCAACCTAGGCCAAAACAACCTAAGCTAAAAGTTCAAGAGCATAGGTTAGCCCCATGGCAAGGGAACCCACCAAGCCAAAATAGAGAATACCAAACTGTACCCGCTCCCGCAAAGGAACCTCATAATAGATCGACAGCTCATGCCGATTCTTCCATAGTTTGTAGACTTGGCTCACTCCCAGAATCACGACAATCAAGAGGATGGGGTTAAAGAATGTGATCATGAGGTAAATCAAGACAGGGATCCCCACCAGCCATAGATAGGGAGAGACCGCGGAGACGATTCGCCCGCCATCCATGGGATGAACAGGAAGCAGGTTGAATATATTGAGAAAAAAGCCCACATAAGCGAGAACTAAAGCCAGTTCATACCCTGTAAGCCAGTAGAACGCCAAGCACAGCACCGCAGCCAGACTCCCAAAAAGAGGACCCCCATAAGCGACTTGGGCTTCAGTCACCGCATCTTTAGGGTCCTCTTTCATCCCGATCAAGGCACCTACAAAGGGAATAAATACCGGTCCCGATACAGCTAACCCAACTCGTTTCGCGGTAAGATAATGTCCCATTTCATGAACGAAGAGCAGCGCTACAAACCCCAAGGCGAATTTAGCGCCATAAAATACGGCATAGATCCAGATCGTAGCCACCATGGATACCGCAGTGGTGGCAAATTTACCGAGCTTGAGAAAGACAAAAAGGAATTTGAACTTAGACACTATGAAAAGGATAATAAACTTTCCCTTCGTCAACAAAGGGATGAGGAAGGCTACCGCCGCCCATAACCCCTTCTTGTTCCCCGGCTTGGGTTTTGTGTTTTGTTCATCAATAAAATAATCATCAGCATGTTCGTCTTGACCGACGATATGCTGTTCCGCCCCATTGTATTCTGAAGAATAGGAAGATTCTTTTTCTCTTCTATTCTCTTGATTCAGCTCGTCGATAGCCCATCCCTCCTCTGACATGTGTTCTTTTGTTTTATGATGATTCCCAAAAGGCTTTCAATAGCAAAGGAATCCGGTTATTATCCTGCAACGTATGGATAGCATGCCACTCCTTAGGAAATAGCCGTCTGTAGGATAAACGGGCAAACCGTTCATCAATTAAGAGTATGGCTCCCCGATCCTGCTCGGTCCGTATCACTCTCCCACAGGCTTGGAGCACCTTATTCATCCCGGGGTACATATAGGCAAATTCAAACCCTTGCCCATAGCGTTCCTGAAAATGAGCACGAATAATATCCCGTTCCATGCCGATCTGGGGCAGCCCTACCCCGATAATTACGGCACCGGACAAACGCTCTCCTGTAAGATCGATTCCTTCCCCAAAGATTCCCCCCAACAGGGCCAATCCCACCAGACTCTCCTGAGGATCTTCCTGAAAAGCTTCCAGGAACTCCTCCCGATCCGTCTCGGTCATTCCCATGGTTTGGGTCAAAACTTTAAATTCAGGATGGGCCTGGAGAAGCCTTTCCCGAACCTGTTCAAGATACTCATAAGAAGGAAAATAGACCATGTAATTGCCGGTTTTCCCCTGAACAAGCTGAGCTATCCCCTCGACGATGGCGTCCAGGGATAAAGAGCGCTGGTTGTATTTGGTGGAAATCTGCTTCTGCAGCATCAGGCAAAGATTTTCGTGAGGAAAAGGAGAAGTCAGCTGCAGCTTATAAGATTCTTTCTCTCCCCCCAGAACCTGAATAAAATACTCCAGAGGGCTTAAGGTGGCCGAAAAGAAAACTGCCGCTCTCCCCTTGTTTAAAACCTGAGCCAGCTGCTGGGAGGGATCAACACAAAAAAGCTTAACACGCACGTCCTGCTCCGGGTATTGATAATAGGTAAGGTAATGCTCATCATAACTTTCAGCCGTGCGCAGGAAGGCTTGAATGTTAAAGTACAGCTCCGTTAGCTTCTCTTTCCAGGGTGGGTTTTCCTCTTTTTTGAAAAACTTCTCCGCTTCGTTCACTACTCTCTCCAAGGAAGAGTACAGGGCCGTGGGGGCCTCTTTTTCCACTTCAAGACCTTGTTTTCTGAGCTTTAAAAAGTTCTTGTTGACCGTTTGGAGCCTTTTCCCCAGAATAGGTTCTTGATCTTCCACGAGGTTCTTCAAGTGGAGGAATTCTTCCTTGTTTAATTGGGCAGAAAACATTTCCCGGGCCCGCTCCACCAGATTATGAGCTTCATCGATCAGAAAAGCATAATCCCCGCCTTCAAGAAAAAAGCGTTTGAGAAACACTCTTGGATCAAAGACGTAATTATAGTCGCAGATCACCAAATCAGCCCAATTGGTAAGTTCCAGGGAAAATTCAAAGGGGCAGACAGCATGATTGCGTGCACAGCTCTCGATCTGCTCCCGATTCCAATGATCCCTCTGAAAAATATCCTCCAGAGCCGGGCCTAACCGATCATAATATCCTTTGGCATAGCTGCAGTCTTCCGGTGTGCATTCACACTCCGGGCAAAAGCATACTTTATCTTTAGCTGTAAGGGTGACCCACTTCAGGGACAGTCCTTGCTGCTGGAGCATGAGGAGAGAACCTTCCGCTACGGTGCGGGTGATGGTCTTAGCCGTCAGATAAAAGATCGGTGTCTCCAACCCTTCAAGGAGGCATTTTAAGGCCGGAAAAATCGTCCCCAAAGTCTTGCCGATACCTGTAGGAGCTTGCACATAAAGCTTATGCTTTTCTTTAATCGTCTTATAGACCGCCACAACCAATTCCCGTTGACCTTTACGATAAGCAGGATAAGGGAATTCAAGCCGGGAGATGCTTTCATTGCGCTGCTCTGTCCAAGCCGAAAGCCGCTTGGCCCAGGTGCAGTACCGTTCCACAAGATCCTTAAAGAAGAACTCCAATTCCTCTCTGCTCAAGGACTTTCTGAATTCTTTAAGTTCATGAGTCTCCAACTGTATATAGGTTAATTGAACCTGCACCTGAGCCAGATCTTCCTGATTTGCCACTATATAAGCATAGCACTGAGCTTGCGCCCAGTGCAAATTGTTATAGGATTCGTCGATCAAGTCCAATTCCAGGGATGTGGATTTTATCTCTTCGATGACAACTCCCGATTCATTTCTGAACATCCCGTCTGCCCGCCCATGGATTTCTAAGCTGAAACCATCCTGATAAGCCGTCGTCCGCAGCGTCACTTCAGGCTGGTAATCTGCTCCCCGCTCTTTTTGCAGGTACTGATGGGCATAGATCCCTTCCGCCATTCTGGATCCACTCATGAAGCCCATCTGCAAATCACCCTGACGCAAGACAAACTCGACCAGGGTCCGCACAGAAACCCGTAGTTTTTTATCCAAGACTCCCTACTCCTGACTATGCTAAATCTTTCGCTCCCTGATAAATCAACTTAAACAATTCTTCCAAATCTTCTTCTTCCACACAGGAGAACGCCACCCGGATATCGGACTCACCCAAAGCGATGACACCCACTCCATAGTTATGCAGTAAATGCAGACGCAATTCCTCTGCCTTCACTCCTTTAAGCTTCAGGCACATAAAATAACCGGAGTTAAAAGGATAATAGTCCCAAAGCTCCTGATAATCGCCCCGGTTCAAGATCTCTTTGACCTTTAACGCCCGGCCTTCCATAATCTTGTACTTCTCCTCTTTTTGCTTCTCAAAATCAGGGGATGCCAAGGCATGAAGGACGAAGGTTTGGGCAGGGTGGGAGGCATTGGAGATCGTGCTGCGGATGATGGCCTTGGTTTTATTCTCCAGAACATCGCAAACCACTGAGCTGGCATCCCCAAAGGTGATGAACCCAATCCGAAATCCCCATACATACTCTTCCTTGGTTGGACCATCCACCTTAACGGCCAGAATGCGGGGGTGGATATTGGCAAGCCGTCCAAAGAGAGATTCTTTGATGGAATCCTCGTAGAAAAGCCCAAAATAAGCATCATCGACTATAACCGCCACATTGATTCCCTGCTCCGCCACCTCCAGCAACGCCTCCACAATGGCCTGAGCCTCTTTCTCAACAGGCGTATAACCGGTTGGGTTATTCGGGAAATTAAGCAGCAGCACCGCTTTGCCTTGTGCTTTTTGGGCCAGAAGAGCTTCTTTCATCCCTTGGGTATTGAATTCATCTTTCTCCGTGAAAAAGGTGAAGTTCCGCATTTCAGCATTTCTGCGGGTTCCAAAAATCATCGTGTAATTGCCCCAGAGTTTATCAGGAAGCACTAAGACATCCTGAGGATTTAAAAACAGATCCGCTGCAATACTTAACCCATGGGTTAAGGCGTTGGTCACAATAGGCTGGCTCATGGTCTTACCCTGCAAAGAAGGATTGTCCTTAAGCAGTTTTTCTCTCCAGACAGCCCTGATCTTGGCTTTCCCCGCCGGAGGTGCATAAGTATAGATGTCTTGAGGGTTATACTGGGACAAGGTTTCTTGGATAACCGGCAAAAACATGGGCTGCCCTTTTTCCGTAGCCATACCTATTGTGGCATTAAAGCGATAAGCCTTTTCCGTAGCCTCATCCGTCTGGGTCAATATCCCCTTGGGATAGTATAAATTCCTCCCTAAATCTGAAAGCAGTTCGTACACATGGGGGTTTTCCGCTCTTATCTGATCGTTGAGCTCCCTGGCAATATTATGCATGAGTGTTCTTCCTTTCCCATCGGTGAATCCTTAGCCGGATCTAATGCTATATGTTATGCAGCCAAAACCTGTTCTCCTAAAAAATTTATAATTTCTCAAAGATTTATTATGATTCGCTGTAAGGTCAACAAGTTCCTTCCTTTCGACACGAGTATATAGAATACATGAGCAATGCAGGCGGTGCAAAGATAATGACGGCTGCCTCACGGCAACCGTCAACCTTAAAAGAGCTCTTCTTCCGGGAGGATTTCCTTGACCTCAAAATGTGCATGGTCTAAAACCTGAGCCAGCACATCGAGAGGAGTCGTTGCCACTTCACGATACATGCGATGGGTATATAAGTGATGAATATTCGGAAGTGCCTGATTGAGGCTTTTGCGGATTTTCTCTCCGGAATTATCAGCATCGACCAACAAATACACCTCTGAATCCTCAAGTTGGGTCGCCCACTCTTCAGTTTTTTCATAACTGATCGTCCCATAACTGCACAGTATCTCAACAGGCTCGGCCAATACTTCCTGAAGCCGTTCCTTATCGGTTTTTCCTTCAACAATAATAACTTTTGCCACAGCTTTACCCTCAGCTCATTCGTTTGCTGGTCTTTACCTTCGATCTTCAGCATAATTTTTCTTTCATGAAATAGCCTTTACGAACACCCTGGGATTTATGCGTTTGCCACTAGATGATAATTTTTGAATTCTTCTGAGGAGCTGCCTCAGCAATTCTTTTTTCTTCAGAACCATGAGCCTGCTCACCGGTCTTAACCATCCATCCTTCACTCATCATCCTGGCCATGACTTGTGCGGCATTAATAGCATCATCCAAGGCTGAATGGAGTATCCCAATTTGCTCAATGGCATTTTCTTCAATGGCCTTCTTCAGAGAAATCAAATGGTCCAGGGAACGGTAATGCTTATACTGCTCCGCTAAATCAATATAGTGCTCCCAGATAAAGGGGTACTTTAAACCATACTTTTCACATACATTACCCAGAATCTTACGATCCGCGTCTCCCCAAGCCACTATATAGGCTTCCGGATGGGCTAATTTCTGCAGATGCTGAATTGCTTCTTCCAGGAGAATGCCCTGATCCACATCTTCCTGACGAATCCCGGTAATCCCATAGCTTTCTTCAGCTAAACGCGGCCAAAAACGAGGCTTTACAAAGGCATTAAAGGTTTTATCCAATGCTAATTTGCCGTTAGGATCAAGGACGGTGGCCCCTACTTCGATGATTTCTGGAAACCAGGCTCTGGGTTTACCATAACTTTGGGGAACTGAAAACTCAAAATCCACAACTAAAAAGTCCATCTTCCAACCTCCACTCCTCGACCCGCTTACGCGGGTCATCCCTTAACTTTAAGTATATAGGAAACTTGCTTTAGGTGAAAGTATGTTCACCTGATGCTTAGTTGACTTATCCGCCACCCACTTCATTTATTTTTTCAATTCGTGTTAATACCGAAGGATGAGTATAGCTGAACCATTCGATAAACCTGGGTGGGGATAAATCGGAACGGTTCTTCAAAGCCAGATTTATCTGCAATTGAATCGCCCCTTGAGTGTTCCCGGTCAGTAAGACAGAGGTCTGATCCGCTTCGATCTCCATTTGGCGGGAGATGGAGTTTTGCAGAGGAGCACTCACAAAGCTCACTAATACTACAAATAATAGAAAAACCGCCCACACCAAAGGGGGTACATGATGTCTGGACATTTCCCGCCGGAGAACCAGGTACGCTCCTCCCCAGACTAAGAAGCTTCCCAAAGTCCCTAAAAAGAGTCCCCGGGCAATATGTCCTTTTTGCCAGTGAGCCATTTCATGAGCAATAACCGCTTTAACTTCCTCCAGAGAGTACTGATTAAGAAGATTATCATAGAGGACGATCCGTTTTGTCTCCCCGACTCCGGCAAAATAAGCATTAGCCTTCGTTGTCCTGATACTGGCATCCATCACAAGCATCTCATCAAGTGCCAGATCAGCCTTATTGGCCAGCTCATTGACCATGGAGATGATTTCCGGGCTGGCCACAGGTTGAAAGTGATTGAATAAAGGTGCCACAAGAACAGGCCATAGCAGGCTTTGTATAACCAACCAAAGGGAAAAAAACATTCCACAGATCATCCACCAGGTTTTAGGCCAAAGCCGAAAGGCCAAAAACAGTAAACAAACGCCTATCCCACCCATCACCAGGTCCAGCAGGGACTCTTTAAGAAAATCCCCCCACCAGGACAGGAAGGTTTGAGTAGAAAAACCCCAAAGCTGCTGCCAATAAAAGCCGCTGAAAAAAGTAAAAGGCAGACGGATCAGGGTAAGCAGCAGCCAAATCACGAGATAAAAAGCAAGGTATCCTAACCATTTACGCCCTTGAGCCCACTGTTCGCAAGCCCGGGAAAGCCTGCGTCCCCGACCCGAGGCCAGAATCCAAATTAAGAAGAGGACCTGAAACATAAAGTTTAGAATATAGGAAATTCTTATCCCTTTGCTGTAATCTCGGCCTTGCTGGATTTGTTCCATGCCAAAAAGCTGGACAGCCTCAGGTCGTATCGAACCTGGAAAGAGGGCATACCATAAATAAACGAGACTAAAAAGAAGGGTTAAGGCAATCAAGGGGATCCATATCATAGCGCTCCGGTTTTTCAAAAACTAACCCCTCCTCGATATTTAAACTAGGGTACACAGAATGGCCATTCATAAAGATATACTTTTAATATATGTATCCTCGTCTCAATTTATGGCTTCCTTACAAATTCTGTCTTAGCACGAAATAAAGACCACTCAGCATCAGTATAACACCCAATACCCGGGAGAAGTCCAGAGGGGTTCTCCCCACTCCCAGCAGACCGAAATGATCAATGGTTAACCCTACCAGAATCTGACCGACAACAGCGGCAGTCAGAGTTCCCGCTACGCCTATTTTTTGCACCGATAAAATGGAGCATGTAACACCAACGGCACCCAGTGCTCCGCCAATGAGCCATGGTTTTGGAACATGGGTTACTTGGCTAAGATTACCCTTACCAAAAAACAATACCGCCAAGGATAAACAGAGCAAGCCTACTGCAAAAGAGATCAGTGCTCCTTCAATTCCTCCGACTCGTTTTCCTAAAGCTCCATTAATAGGGGTCTGAATCCCCATCACCATCCCACCGCAAAGGGCGACCAAAACAAATAGTCCTTTCATGAACACTCCTCTTCCTTCTGCCAGCTTGAATCATTCATTACCCAATGGTTTTATTATACCGTAAATCCTCAAAAAATGACTCTCTTATATGTCAAAAAGCTCGCCTATGCATAAGGCAAGCTTTTTGACAGTAAA
This window contains:
- a CDS encoding viroplasmin family protein, whose translation is MGIHKPKFYAVRAGRDKGVFSSWEECRKAIHGFSGAVYRSFPTLKEAQAWFKGETLSDPLKAEDDSLKDDRAEYDVYTDGSYVNGQYAWAYAFVKDGKVHYEDADVGKNPAAATMRNVAGEIAAALYAVKKASQLGVKIRILHDYAGIAFWATGEWKAKNEFTQAYAKLMNQYRGIYSFEKVKAHSGNEFNDYVDMKAKGALGIGN
- a CDS encoding aminotransferase class I/II-fold pyridoxal phosphate-dependent enzyme, with protein sequence MHNIARELNDQIRAENPHVYELLSDLGRNLYYPKGILTQTDEATEKAYRFNATIGMATEKGQPMFLPVIQETLSQYNPQDIYTYAPPAGKAKIRAVWREKLLKDNPSLQGKTMSQPIVTNALTHGLSIAADLFLNPQDVLVLPDKLWGNYTMIFGTRRNAEMRNFTFFTEKDEFNTQGMKEALLAQKAQGKAVLLLNFPNNPTGYTPVEKEAQAIVEALLEVAEQGINVAVIVDDAYFGLFYEDSIKESLFGRLANIHPRILAVKVDGPTKEEYVWGFRIGFITFGDASSVVCDVLENKTKAIIRSTISNASHPAQTFVLHALASPDFEKQKEEKYKIMEGRALKVKEILNRGDYQELWDYYPFNSGYFMCLKLKGVKAEELRLHLLHNYGVGVIALGESDIRVAFSCVEEEDLEELFKLIYQGAKDLA
- a CDS encoding amidohydrolase family protein; this translates as MFISCSGEKTTVAVPEQGSAVIGGYWTPDLGRVKGPVHLKWEEGRVSSLCPNSSAGGRSKSSGEEDFAWQSYLLMPGFIDSHVHLALDSIDFYQCLENWHNPALMEKVIQDNLRRYLESGVVAVRDGGDLPGLAWSARKRLERGEWQGPRVVSVREAVARQGMYGRFLGRGFSSLQDWQRIKEDFFRQGADQLKIIVTGIISFSQYQQVGTVQWSVEELKELTASAHARGILVMAHASGEEGISRVIEAGVDSIEHGYYMTSRHLRQMKAQGIAWVPTVAPIGNLLKYPTGRYSEQETATLSEILKGHLSRIKEASDFGVRLGVGTDAGAYSVPHGSSFLDEMLWMREAGIPEEKVYCLATQENARICGLLEYGKLEVGTPLNCLQLKEL
- a CDS encoding toprim domain-containing protein; the protein is MAKVIIVEGKTDKERLQEVLAEPVEILCSYGTISYEKTEEWATQLEDSEVYLLVDADNSGEKIRKSLNQALPNIHHLYTHRMYREVATTPLDVLAQVLDHAHFEVKEILPEEELF
- a CDS encoding ATP-dependent DNA helicase is translated as MDKKLRVSVRTLVEFVLRQGDLQMGFMSGSRMAEGIYAHQYLQKERGADYQPEVTLRTTAYQDGFSLEIHGRADGMFRNESGVVIEEIKSTSLELDLIDESYNNLHWAQAQCYAYIVANQEDLAQVQVQLTYIQLETHELKEFRKSLSREELEFFFKDLVERYCTWAKRLSAWTEQRNESISRLEFPYPAYRKGQRELVVAVYKTIKEKHKLYVQAPTGIGKTLGTIFPALKCLLEGLETPIFYLTAKTITRTVAEGSLLMLQQQGLSLKWVTLTAKDKVCFCPECECTPEDCSYAKGYYDRLGPALEDIFQRDHWNREQIESCARNHAVCPFEFSLELTNWADLVICDYNYVFDPRVFLKRFFLEGGDYAFLIDEAHNLVERAREMFSAQLNKEEFLHLKNLVEDQEPILGKRLQTVNKNFLKLRKQGLEVEKEAPTALYSSLERVVNEAEKFFKKEENPPWKEKLTELYFNIQAFLRTAESYDEHYLTYYQYPEQDVRVKLFCVDPSQQLAQVLNKGRAAVFFSATLSPLEYFIQVLGGEKESYKLQLTSPFPHENLCLMLQKQISTKYNQRSLSLDAIVEGIAQLVQGKTGNYMVYFPSYEYLEQVRERLLQAHPEFKVLTQTMGMTETDREEFLEAFQEDPQESLVGLALLGGIFGEGIDLTGERLSGAVIIGVGLPQIGMERDIIRAHFQERYGQGFEFAYMYPGMNKVLQACGRVIRTEQDRGAILLIDERFARLSYRRLFPKEWHAIHTLQDNNRIPLLLKAFWESS
- a CDS encoding site-2 protease family protein, producing the protein MSEEGWAIDELNQENRREKESSYSSEYNGAEQHIVGQDEHADDYFIDEQNTKPKPGNKKGLWAAVAFLIPLLTKGKFIILFIVSKFKFLFVFLKLGKFATTAVSMVATIWIYAVFYGAKFALGFVALLFVHEMGHYLTAKRVGLAVSGPVFIPFVGALIGMKEDPKDAVTEAQVAYGGPLFGSLAAVLCLAFYWLTGYELALVLAYVGFFLNIFNLLPVHPMDGGRIVSAVSPYLWLVGIPVLIYLMITFFNPILLIVVILGVSQVYKLWKNRHELSIYYEVPLRERVQFGILYFGLVGSLAMGLTYALELLA
- a CDS encoding PaaI family thioesterase, translated to MTSLETLGSSNIWKYLGMTIVTNEQGKKGVKITNTDKFKQAHGSVHGGIIAAVIDTAMGVAVNEAIGPDHYAVTVELKVNYLLPVVDSDIYAYASLVKEGKRLFIGTVNVYDEDGNLVAIGSSTFSRMTRHKE
- a CDS encoding M3 family oligoendopeptidase produces the protein MKFKDFPYSRPDLEKLKGEFQTLLEQFKEAESFHEQDRLLMDINSLRGKFDSMSQIASIRQTIDTNDTYYEREQEFFDENLPIYQGLISELYEVLLDSPFRRELEQKWGKQLFRIAELTLKTFKPEIIEDLQAENKLSTEYTKLIASAKIYFEGEERNLSGLGPFLQSTDPVLRKRAHEAKYAFFAEHEETLDAIYDQLVKVRTQIAQKLGYPNYVGLGYARMLRSDYDAQMVANFRKQVQEDIVPLASRLRERQRQRLGLANLYYYDEKTNFTSGNPQPHGEPDWIIEQGSRMYRELSAETEEFFDYMVSHELMDLVTKKGKAGGGYCTYISEHQAPFIFANFNGTSGDVDVLTHEAGHAFQVYSSRHHTLPEYQWPTYESCEIHSMSMEFFAWPWMELFFAEEANKYRFQHLSEAMLFIPYGVSVDEFQHFVYENPEATPAQRKAAWREIEKKFLPHRNYEGNQYLENGGYWHQQGHIFGNPFYYIDYTLAQICAFQFWKKSRLNAQEAWQDYLSLCQVGGSLSFLDLVELGHLVSPFQEGCLKSVVETINQWLEQVDDRKF